From a region of the Lactuca sativa cultivar Salinas chromosome 4, Lsat_Salinas_v11, whole genome shotgun sequence genome:
- the LOC111899669 gene encoding uncharacterized protein LOC111899669, with translation MCISVFLWKAHPLYPFLLLLNRDEYHIRPTEPLNWWEGGKILGGRDVTAGGTWLASSREGKVAFVTNVRELNSISAAKSRGDLPVRFLQSKKNAMEFAEEIAMEADEYNGFNLIIADLLSMNMVYVTNRLKGDKCYVTSVSPGVHVLSNASLDTPWPKAQRLEHGFKDVLDEYGEGEIPVTDLIDKLMRNTVKDDISMLPGIYGPDFEYELSSVFVNPASPKDYGTRSTSALAVKASGEVFFYERHLENGLWKENTEIYMIEKMK, from the exons ATGTGTATATCAGTGTTTCTATGGAAAGCTCATCCACTCTACCCATTTCTTCTATTGCTCAATCGAGATGAATATCATATACG ACCAACAGAGCCACTAAATTGGTGGGAAGGTGGAAAAATATTGGGTGGCAGAGATGTGACAGCCGGCGGAACATGGTTGGCCTCTAGCAGAGAAGGAAAGGTGGCTTTTGTTACCAACGTTCGTGAATTGAACTCAATATCTGCTGCAAAGAGTAGAGGTGATCTCCCAGTTCGTTTTTTGCAG AGCAAGAAAAACGCCATGGAGTTTGCAGAAGAAATTGCCATGGAAGCAGATGAATACAATGGATTCAATTTGATAATTGCTGATCTTTTGTCCATGAATATGGTTTATGTAACCAATAGGCTGAAAGGAGATAAGTGCTATGTGACTTCAGTTTCACCTGGGGTCCATGTGTTATCAAATGCAAGTCTAGACACTCCATGGCCTAAG GCTCAAAGATTGGAACATGGATTTAAAGATGTTTTGGATGAATATGGTGAAGGTGAAATTCCAGTTACTGATTTGATTGATAAACTGATGAGAAACACTGTAAAAGATGACATCAGCATGCTTCCAGGGATCTATGGTCCAGATTTTGAGTATGAGTTGAGTTCTGTATTTGTTAATCCAGCATCTCCAAAG GACTATGGTACACGAAGTACCTCTGCATTGGCTGTAAAAGCAAGTGGTGAAGTATTCTTTTATGAAAGGCATCTTGAAAATGGGTTATGGAAAGAGAACACAGAAATATACATGATTGAGAAAATGAAGTGA
- the LOC111899670 gene encoding myb family transcription factor EFM-like, producing MIGDPYPTKAFISYKGICGFTVVEEDKEESPIPGLSLITLGIKNPVRGNLLLTKTISNSRLLPCSSPNAQQTSRKQRRCWSTELHRRFVNALQQLGGSQAATPKQIRELMQVDGLTNDEVKSHLQKYRLHTRRLPPSSKFR from the exons aTGATCGGCGATCCATATCCCACAAAAGCATTTATCTCATATAAGGGAATTTGTGGGTTTACAGTGGTGGAGGAAGATAAGGAGGAATCACCGATTCCAGGGCTCTCTCTTATCACCCTTGGAATCAAGAATCCAGTGAGGGGAAACCTTTTACTTACAAAAACCATTTCCAATTCCAGATTGCTTCCTTGTTCTTCACCAAATGCTCAACAAACATCTAGAAAACAAAGAAGATGCTGGTCAACAGAGCTGCATAGACGATTTGTCAATGCCTTACAGCAACTCGGTGGTTCACAAG CTGCAACTCCTAAGCAGATTAGAGAGCTTATGCAAGTCGATGGGCTTACAAATGATGAAGTCAAAAGCCATTTGCAA AAATACAGACTTCATACACGAAGACTTCCACCATCCTCTAAATTTAGATGA